The nucleotide window GTTAGAAAATAGTTATACTTCTCAAGGATCTTTGCACAAATCCCCCAAGGATGGTGTGGTTCGTGGTATTGATTTGGGTTTACAAGGTATCTCCCTTTCTGATATTCAGGCATCTATGCAcgaaaatgcaataaaaattgaAGACAATAATTGTGAAGAGTCCATGGTTGAACCTTATATTCCACTGATCCTTCCAAGACAGCTATTCTCATCAGTTTCTATGTCTATAAAGAAAGTTCTTATGGAAGGCATTCCTGTAGTTTCTCACCCTTCATACCAATCAATTTCTGCATACCTTGGGCTTAAAGATAAGGAACCTGACACTTCAGTTGATATTGGTGCTCCATTTTCTTTGTCTGAGAAAGTTGTTCTACAAGAAACTGATGGAAGAGTTGAGGGCAATGAAGAGAAGCTCGATAATGGAACTTATGAGAATGAAAAATCTGAGTCAGATTTGGTTCCCATTGATGTTACTTCTAAACAGAATGATAATGCTTATAGTGATTCTGAGCTGCCCCAGAGACATTTTGTTAAATCTGCGCTGGATCCTCAAAGCATTTTAGTCTTGCGGTCTAGCTGTTGCATCTCAAAAGGAACAACATGTGAAAGGAGCTACCTTTCTCGCATAAAGTACTATGGGGATTTTGACAAGTCTCTTGGAAGATTTTTGCGCGATAACCTTCTCAATCAGGTCCTTTGAAGACTTACTACTGAAGactttgttcatttttttgttttgcctttCATTCACAAAAGTAAATAGTTCATATAACCATCAACTGTCATTGTGGCCAGGCACATTCTTGTTCTATATGTGGTGAAGCCCCATATTCCCATGTTTACTGGTATACACATCAGAATGGGAGGCTAGAAGTTCGCGTTAAGCAACTTCCCCAGGATCACCAATTGCCTGGCAAGGAAGAAGGGAAGCTTTGGATGTGGACTAGGTGTTTAAAGTGTGAGAGGAAGAACGATATCTCCAAACCAACAAACCGAGTGGTGATGTCTGCTGCTGCTCATGGTTTGTCATTTGGGAAGTTCTTGGAGCTAAGCTTTGCTAACCGCTCTGTGACAGATAGGCTAGCTAGCTGTGGCCATTCCCTAAACAGGGATTGTCTCCGTTTCTATGGGTAACATAATAAATTTAGTCCGTGTTTTAATTTGTTACATTATTACTTCAACAAGTGTGAAGCAGGATCAGTTTCTTGCACCTGGTTCTGATTGCATTCAGTTGGCAGGTTGGGCTCCTTGGTCACAATGTTCAGTTATTCATCTGTAGAAATATATGGTGTACAAATGCCCCTACCGATGCTTGATTTCTCTAATCAAAATGGAGAAGAATGGTTTGAAAATAAAGTTAAACATGTATGGTGTGCTTCccaaatatatatttctaattTTGAATTTAGAGTCCTCATGACCACTTTAGGTTATCTTTTTTCAGGTTCAGGAAAAGGGAAACATGCTATTTGCAGAAGTCAAACGACTCTTGCAGGAATTTGAAGTTGAACTTCTGGATTCTGCTAAGGACAAGTTCCTTGAATTTCCTGCTCCATTGAGGGGCTTTACTGATCTTGAGCAGATGTTGGAGGAGGAGATGTCTGATTTTGAGGTGAGTGTGAACCTGTTCTGTTGATCATTTATAATTTCTTGTTCTATTGTGTGTGTGcggttttctcttctttttttcatgattttttttaataatgcaTACAAATTTGCAGAGAACTCTAAACAAAACTCGGACATCAGGTCAGACTGTTCGGGAGATGCTTCACTTGAATCATTTGGTGCGGGAATTATTGCTAGAATTTTACATTTGGGATCAGCGGTTAAAGCAGTTATCTTCATGTTGTACAAATAAAAATGTCGAAAAAATGGAGGATCTTAATCATGCTATTCCAACAGGAGAAGAAGGAAGTTGCGCTGGCATCAAACCAGGTGATGGTAACTCGTCTGTAAATGGTTATATGCCTTGTGGCTCAAACTATGTGCCAAAACATTTAGACGGACTTGGATTGGAAAAAGAGTTCCCTCATGCATGCTTTCAGGATGAAAATGGAGTAAGAGATGCCCACAATCTATTGACTCCTGGTGATGTACCAGTCCGAACTTTACAGACAGAAAGCCTTTTTGTGGGTCATGACCACCCAATTCTAGATGCTCCTGCTATATGCAGAGGTGAAAGCTGTTTAGTTGAGAAAGATTCTGCAGAACCAGTTTATTGTGATCCAAAGCAAGCCTTGGTGCATGGGGAATTTCATGATTCTATCGATGAGCAGCAGCTTGGTAGTCATTCTAATGGTTCTTCTGTTATTCCATTGAATGTGGAAATTCATGAGGAAAATTATGTGCCTCTTCCTGACTGTTCAAAGATGGACTTAGATATTCTTGTTTCTGAAGCACCATTGACATCCATTTCCAAAGCCATGGCATCAGATACTGATGGCATGCAGCAAAAGACTTCTATGAATTCACAGCTTACTTCTTCAGCTTCAGCACCTGAAAAATTATCCTCTATTGTACCTTCAGAAAATAATTTGGATTCTGACAACCTTGATAATGCTCAAGGGTGGGTTTGGCGTCCATTTTCAGAATCTTGTGCAGCATTCAGGAAGGATCTTCGGAGCGGCTATTCACCTAAATTTGACTTCATCAGGCATTATATTCCTTTCCACCTCTCCACCACTCAACAGTTGATGGTGGAAGAAGCAACCAGATTACACTTCCCAGTAGGTGACGAGGACAGTACCGTGTCTGTCTATGAGGACGAGCTGACAAGCATAATTTCGTGTGCTTTAGCATTCTTACATGATAAATCTAAGTCATTAAGAAATGCACTTGACGAACCACAAAAGGTCACAGACAGAGAACATGTTTATAGTGACATACATAATACTATGTCTTTGAACGATAATGTGGTTCTGCGCTCTTGGTCCTCATGGGGTTCTTTTGATACATCAGAGAGGCACTCAGAGGGTAATGCTTCATCTGAAGAACTTTCCACTTCTGGCTCTGAAAGTCAGTCTATGAATCCTTTGTTATATTCAAAGGATCTGCACCCAGAGGTCATTCTAGGGGACGGGAATTCAGCTACAAAGGGGAAATGTTCAGTAGTTTGTGTTTATGCAGAGCAATTTTATGCACTTCGAAAGCGATGCTGTCCTGCAGAGCTTGATTACATCTCCTCTCTTAGTCACTGTAGGAAGTGGGATGCCAAAGGTGGAAAGAGTAAAGCTTTCTTTGCAAAAACGTTGGATGATAGATTCATAATAAAGCAAGTGCAAAGAACAgaatttgattcatttttaaaGTTTGGGCCAGaatatttcaaatatatttCACAATCCTTAAGCTCAAGGAGCCAAACCTGTCTTGCTAAGATTCTTGGAATATATCAGGTTTAAGAAGTTTATTTTCCAATGTAAATCTTCAAGAAAATTGTTTATTTTCTACAGTCttgaacttttaaatttttatattgcaGATAAATATAAGGCAGCCAAAAGGAGGCAAAGAGTTGAAAATGGATGTGATGGTTATGGAAAATCTCCTGTTTGGTCGAAATATTTGCCGTAAATATGACCTCAAAGGAGCTCTTCA belongs to Nymphaea colorata isolate Beijing-Zhang1983 chromosome 13, ASM883128v2, whole genome shotgun sequence and includes:
- the LOC116266839 gene encoding putative 1-phosphatidylinositol-3-phosphate 5-kinase FAB1D isoform X2 — translated: MISPEDSLSSYTSCASSFGELPVDLISRFSMEDGEAGSREFSDREFFNGSNREHSKDQLDEGRLIWEHCDAGYSSTAIDKLDSVPISRGMERAEDWSDANSSHCRNHNRSFAEDQSVRSEGESDGTESSNRGTYTTLSVNGELDLTTAFDFKSEDEYIWFPPDPEDQEDEIGISVDNDDDDDDNYSASGGKWDESCSLSSLGKNGNSQRIKEERQKVMVEVMNGHFRALVGQLLMSEGIRNGCGGASWVDIVTSLSWEAAILVKPEANEGREMDPGCYVKVKCIASGLPSQSELIKGLVFKKNAAHKRMPSKVQNPKLLLVRGVLGQDANGLSSLRSLKQEKDGLKSVTEMIELCHPNIVLVEKNVSRDVQESLLEKGITLVLDMKLPRLERIARCTGSKIFSSADKNLDIKRCDIFHIEKIVEEHETEGEGGKPPKKTLMFFEGCPRPLGCTILLKGANGNELKKIKKVIQYAVFAAYHLILETSFLVDQRASFPSSRSASSALDSPDTGGGSSTDIDTKTSLQLLENSYTSQGSLHKSPKDGVVRGIDLGLQGISLSDIQASMHENAIKIEDNNCEESMVEPYIPLILPRQLFSSVSMSIKKVLMEGIPVVSHPSYQSISAYLGLKDKEPDTSVDIGAPFSLSEKVVLQETDGRVEGNEEKLDNGTYENEKSESDLVPIDVTSKQNDNAYSDSELPQRHFVKSALDPQSILVLRSSCCISKGTTCERSYLSRIKYYGDFDKSLGRFLRDNLLNQAHSCSICGEAPYSHVYWYTHQNGRLEVRVKQLPQDHQLPGKEEGKLWMWTRCLKCERKNDISKPTNRVVMSAAAHGLSFGKFLELSFANRSVTDRLASCGHSLNRDCLRFYGLGSLVTMFSYSSVEIYGVQMPLPMLDFSNQNGEEWFENKVKHVQEKGNMLFAEVKRLLQEFEVELLDSAKDKFLEFPAPLRGFTDLEQMLEEEMSDFERTLNKTRTSGQTVREMLHLNHLVRELLLEFYIWDQRLKQLSSCCTNKNVEKMEDLNHAIPTGEEGSCAGIKPGDGNSSVNGYMPCGSNYVPKHLDGLGLEKEFPHACFQDENGVRDAHNLLTPGDVPVRTLQTESLFVGHDHPILDAPAICRGESCLVEKDSAEPVYCDPKQALVHGEFHDSIDEQQLGSHSNGSSVIPLNVEIHEENYVPLPDCSKMDLDILVSEAPLTSISKAMASDTDGMQQKTSMNSQLTSSASAPEKLSSIVPSENNLDSDNLDNAQGWVWRPFSESCAAFRKDLRSGYSPKFDFIRHYIPFHLSTTQQLMVEEATRLHFPVGDEDSTVSVYEDELTSIISCALAFLHDKSKSLRNALDEPQKVTDREHVYSDIHNTMSLNDNVVLRSWSSWGSFDTSERHSEGNASSEELSTSGSESQSMNPLLYSKDLHPEVILGDGNSATKGKCSVVCVYAEQFYALRKRCCPAELDYISSLSHCRKWDAKGGKSKAFFAKTLDDRFIIKQVQRTEFDSFLKFGPEYFKYISQSLSSRSQTCLAKILGIYQINIRQPKGGKELKMDVMVMENLLFGRNICRKYDLKGALHSRYTSDAKGMEGTEKVLLDQNLIEDMCTSPLFVGRKTKHLLQRAIWNDTAFLTSINVMDYSLLVGVDSEHHELVCGIIDYMRQYTWDKHLETWVKASLVVPRNSLPTVISPKEYKKRFRKAMCTYFVTVPDPWCEEPIAGSCDDGTDDSSY
- the LOC116266839 gene encoding putative 1-phosphatidylinositol-3-phosphate 5-kinase FAB1D isoform X1: MISPEDSLSSYTSCASSFGELPVDLISRFSLSLGGWSSMEDGEAGSREFSDREFFNGSNREHSKDQLDEGRLIWEHCDAGYSSTAIDKLDSVPISRGMERAEDWSDANSSHCRNHNRSFAEDQSVRSEGESDGTESSNRGTYTTLSVNGELDLTTAFDFKSEDEYIWFPPDPEDQEDEIGISVDNDDDDDDNYSASGGKWDESCSLSSLGKNGNSQRIKEERQKVMVEVMNGHFRALVGQLLMSEGIRNGCGGASWVDIVTSLSWEAAILVKPEANEGREMDPGCYVKVKCIASGLPSQSELIKGLVFKKNAAHKRMPSKVQNPKLLLVRGVLGQDANGLSSLRSLKQEKDGLKSVTEMIELCHPNIVLVEKNVSRDVQESLLEKGITLVLDMKLPRLERIARCTGSKIFSSADKNLDIKRCDIFHIEKIVEEHETEGEGGKPPKKTLMFFEGCPRPLGCTILLKGANGNELKKIKKVIQYAVFAAYHLILETSFLVDQRASFPSSRSASSALDSPDTGGGSSTDIDTKTSLQLLENSYTSQGSLHKSPKDGVVRGIDLGLQGISLSDIQASMHENAIKIEDNNCEESMVEPYIPLILPRQLFSSVSMSIKKVLMEGIPVVSHPSYQSISAYLGLKDKEPDTSVDIGAPFSLSEKVVLQETDGRVEGNEEKLDNGTYENEKSESDLVPIDVTSKQNDNAYSDSELPQRHFVKSALDPQSILVLRSSCCISKGTTCERSYLSRIKYYGDFDKSLGRFLRDNLLNQAHSCSICGEAPYSHVYWYTHQNGRLEVRVKQLPQDHQLPGKEEGKLWMWTRCLKCERKNDISKPTNRVVMSAAAHGLSFGKFLELSFANRSVTDRLASCGHSLNRDCLRFYGLGSLVTMFSYSSVEIYGVQMPLPMLDFSNQNGEEWFENKVKHVQEKGNMLFAEVKRLLQEFEVELLDSAKDKFLEFPAPLRGFTDLEQMLEEEMSDFERTLNKTRTSGQTVREMLHLNHLVRELLLEFYIWDQRLKQLSSCCTNKNVEKMEDLNHAIPTGEEGSCAGIKPGDGNSSVNGYMPCGSNYVPKHLDGLGLEKEFPHACFQDENGVRDAHNLLTPGDVPVRTLQTESLFVGHDHPILDAPAICRGESCLVEKDSAEPVYCDPKQALVHGEFHDSIDEQQLGSHSNGSSVIPLNVEIHEENYVPLPDCSKMDLDILVSEAPLTSISKAMASDTDGMQQKTSMNSQLTSSASAPEKLSSIVPSENNLDSDNLDNAQGWVWRPFSESCAAFRKDLRSGYSPKFDFIRHYIPFHLSTTQQLMVEEATRLHFPVGDEDSTVSVYEDELTSIISCALAFLHDKSKSLRNALDEPQKVTDREHVYSDIHNTMSLNDNVVLRSWSSWGSFDTSERHSEGNASSEELSTSGSESQSMNPLLYSKDLHPEVILGDGNSATKGKCSVVCVYAEQFYALRKRCCPAELDYISSLSHCRKWDAKGGKSKAFFAKTLDDRFIIKQVQRTEFDSFLKFGPEYFKYISQSLSSRSQTCLAKILGIYQINIRQPKGGKELKMDVMVMENLLFGRNICRKYDLKGALHSRYTSDAKGMEGTEKVLLDQNLIEDMCTSPLFVGRKTKHLLQRAIWNDTAFLTSINVMDYSLLVGVDSEHHELVCGIIDYMRQYTWDKHLETWVKASLVVPRNSLPTVISPKEYKKRFRKAMCTYFVTVPDPWCEEPIAGSCDDGTDDSSY